Sequence from the Verrucomicrobiia bacterium genome:
CTCATTGGAGGTGGCGATTCCCGGGGCTGGGCTGAGCGAGGCTCTGTTGCGGGGTACCGACGATGCGGTGCTGGGCACCGATGCTTCTGGAAGGGTTATGTTCTGGAACGACGGGGCGGTCCGGCTGCTGGGGTATGAGGCGGAGGAGATCCTGGGGAGGGCATTGGCGGAATTGATTCCGGAATCGTCGAGGGCGAGGGAGGAGGCGGTGTGGGGGCGATTGAAGGCGGGAGAGCGGGTGCCGCATTACGAGACGGTGCGACTGGGTCGCGACGGGCGGGAGGTCGAGGTGTCGGTGACGCGGTCGGCGATTCGGGACGGGGCGGGTGGATGGGCGGGGGTGTCGGAGATTGCGCGGGACGTGAGCGAGGATCGGCGGGAGCAGAACCGGCGGATTGCGGAGGTGGAGGAGCGGTTGAAGGTGTCGTTTCGGGAGATCGAGGACTTGAAGGCGGCGCTGGACGAGCATGCGATCGTGGCCATCACGGATGCGCGGGGCCGGATCACGTACGTGAACGACAAGTTCTGTGCGATATCGAAGTATGCGCGGGAGGAATTGCTGGGGCAGGACCACCGGCTGATCAACTCGGGGCATCACCCGAAGGAGTTCATCCGGGACCTGTGGCGGACCATCGGCAGGGGGGGCGTGTGGCACGGGGAACTCAAGAACCGGGCCCGGGATGGGACGCACTACTGGGTGGACACGACGATCGTGCCCTTTCTGGATGAGGCGGGGCGCCCGCGCCAGTACGTGGCGATCCGGGCGGAGATCACCGAGCGCAAACTGGCGGAGGAGGCGTTGCAGCGGCGGACGGAGGAACTGGCGCGGTCGAATCACGATCTGGAGCAGTTCGCCTATGTGGCCTCGCACGATCTGCAGGAGCCGTTGCGGGCGGTGGCGGGGTGCGTGCAGATCCTGCAACGGAAGTATGGGGGACAGATGGGCGCGGGGGCGGACGAGTTGATCGGGCATGTGGTGGACGGGGCGCAGCGCATGCGGAAGTTGATCGACGATCTGCTGGAGTTCTCCCGGGTGGGGACGCGGGGCGGGAAGTTCCAGAGGATCACGGTGGGGACGGCCCTGGCGGAGGCGCTGCGCAATCTTGCGGTGGCGTTGGAGGAGAGCGGGGGGCGGATCGTGAACGACCCGCTTCCGGAGGTGGAGGCGGACCCGACCCAGTTGACGCAGTTGTTCCAGAACCTGATCGGGAACGCGATCAAGTTCCGGGGTCCGGAGGCGCCCCGGGTGCAGATTGGGGCCGAGCGGCGTGGGGGGTGGTGGGAGATTTCGGTCCGGGACAACGGGATCGGGATCGAGCCGCAGTACTTCGAGCGACTGTTCCGGATCTTCCAGAGGCTGCACACGCGGCGGGAGTATCCGGGGACGGGGATCGGGCTGGCGATCTGCCGGCGGATCGTGGAGCGGCATGGGGGACGCATCTGGGTGGAATCGAAGCCGGGCGAGGGAACCACCTTTTTTTTTACCTTGCTGGGGGCATCTTGAAACTCGAAGGGTGGCGGCATTCGGCGCGAGTCACACGACATGAAGATGACGGGCAGCGACAAGCCGATCGACATTCTGCTGGTCGAGGACAGTCCGACGGACGCCTTGATGACGCGGGAGGCGTTGGAGTTCTCGAAGGTGATGAACCGCCTGTTCACGGTGGAGGACGGCGTCGAGGCGATCGCGTTTCTGCGGCGCACGGGCCGGCATGCGGATGCGCCGAGGCCAGACCTGGTCTTGCTGGACCTCAATCTGCCACGGAAGGGGGGGCGGGAAGTGCTGGCGGAGATCAAGGCCGACCCGAAGCTGAAGTCGATTCCGGTGGTGATCCTGAGCACCTCGAAGGCGGACGAGGACGTTGCGCGGTCGTACGATCTGCACGCCAACTGCTACGTCGCCAAGCCGGTGGAGTTTTACAAGTTCGCCGAAGTCATCCAGTCCATCCGGGAGTTCTGGTTCGGGGTGGTGTCGCTGCCCCGCCAGGACCCGTAAGGCGTGGCCCGGGCCGGGCGGGAGTCGGCGTCGGCAGGTAGGGCGGCAAAGGAGGAGCAGGAGGCGTTCATGAATGGCGAGAAGACCGGGCGGCATTTGGAGGTCCTCTTTCTGGAGGACAATCCCACCGATGCCCTGCTGGTGTGCGACATGGCGGGGCAGTTGGAGACACCCCGGCTTCGACTGACGAGTGTGGCGCGTTTGACGGAGGCCCTGGACCGGCTGCGGGATGTCCGGTACGACGCGGCGCTGCTGGATTTGAACCTGCCGGACAGCCAGGGGATCGAGACGGTGGATCGGCTGAGGCGCGAGGCGCCGGAGCTGCCGCTGGTAGTTCTGACGGGGACGCGGGACGCCGACCTGGTGTCGCGGATACTGGCGCGGGGGGCGCAGGATTACGTGGTGAAGGGGGATGCCGATCCGCATCTGCTGGGGAAGGCGTTGCAGTTTGCGGTTGAGCGGCACCGGGTTGCGGTGGAACTGGACCGGCGCACGCGGGAGCTGGTTCGGAGCGAGATGAGGATTCGCGAGCAGGCGGTGCTCCTCGACGAGGCGCGGGACGCCATTCTGGCGATCGACATGGAGGGGAAGGTGGGGTTTTGGAACCGGAGCGCCGAGCGGTCGTATGGGTGGATGTCGGACCAGGTGATGGGCCGGGATGTCCGCGAATTTTTGTACCGGGAGCCGCGGGGGGTGGAATCGGCGTGGCGCCAGGTCCTGGAGACTGGCGAATGGATGGGCGAGTTGACCACCCAGACTCGGTCGGGGCAGGAAGTCCTGACCGATACCCGGATGACGCTGGTGCGGGATGAAGGGGGGGCGGCGAAGTCGGTGCTGCTGATTGCCACCGACATCACCGAACGCAAGAAACTGGAGGTTCGGGTGCTGCGATCCCAGCGGATGGACAGCATCGGAGCCCTGGCGGGAGGGATTGCCCACGACCTGAACAACGTGCTCGCCCCGATCGTGATGTCGGTGGACATGTTGCGGGAGAAGGTTGGCGACGAGGAGGGCCGGGCGATCCTGCAGACGCTGGCGGAGAGTGCGCAGCGGGGGGCGGACATGGTT
This genomic interval carries:
- a CDS encoding response regulator, which gives rise to MNGEKTGRHLEVLFLEDNPTDALLVCDMAGQLETPRLRLTSVARLTEALDRLRDVRYDAALLDLNLPDSQGIETVDRLRREAPELPLVVLTGTRDADLVSRILARGAQDYVVKGDADPHLLGKALQFAVERHRVAVELDRRTRELVRSEMRIREQAVLLDEARDAILAIDMEGKVGFWNRSAERSYGWMSDQVMGRDVREFLYREPRGVESAWRQVLETGEWMGELTTQTRSGQEVLTDTRMTLVRDEGGAAKSVLLIATDITERKKLEVRVLRSQRMDSIGALAGGIAHDLNNVLAPIVMSVDMLREKVGDEEGRAILQTLAESAQRGADMVRQVLMFARGVEGQHAPIRPAELLASLARIFNDTFLKAIEIRVTVDPDAWTILGDRTQLHQVFTNLALNARDAMGAGGVLALSAGNLVLDDHQARMHPEATSGPYVVFTVVDTGTGIPAELLERIFDPFFTTKEIGKGTGLGLASVQGIVKAHGGFVTVYSEVGKGTTFRVYLPAGKDVRDVPASPTAGILPRGRGELVLVVDDESAIRQITQCTLEAFGYRTLLAEDGPQALALYAQQGKEIAVVLTDMMMPMLDGASTIRALKAMNPAVITVATSGVGNESQTHAATQAGCHRFLAKPYSAASLLKILDEVLAGASGSEL
- a CDS encoding response regulator: MKMTGSDKPIDILLVEDSPTDALMTREALEFSKVMNRLFTVEDGVEAIAFLRRTGRHADAPRPDLVLLDLNLPRKGGREVLAEIKADPKLKSIPVVILSTSKADEDVARSYDLHANCYVAKPVEFYKFAEVIQSIREFWFGVVSLPRQDP
- a CDS encoding PAS domain S-box protein encodes the protein MKKSDSLEVAIPGAGLSEALLRGTDDAVLGTDASGRVMFWNDGAVRLLGYEAEEILGRALAELIPESSRAREEAVWGRLKAGERVPHYETVRLGRDGREVEVSVTRSAIRDGAGGWAGVSEIARDVSEDRREQNRRIAEVEERLKVSFREIEDLKAALDEHAIVAITDARGRITYVNDKFCAISKYAREELLGQDHRLINSGHHPKEFIRDLWRTIGRGGVWHGELKNRARDGTHYWVDTTIVPFLDEAGRPRQYVAIRAEITERKLAEEALQRRTEELARSNHDLEQFAYVASHDLQEPLRAVAGCVQILQRKYGGQMGAGADELIGHVVDGAQRMRKLIDDLLEFSRVGTRGGKFQRITVGTALAEALRNLAVALEESGGRIVNDPLPEVEADPTQLTQLFQNLIGNAIKFRGPEAPRVQIGAERRGGWWEISVRDNGIGIEPQYFERLFRIFQRLHTRREYPGTGIGLAICRRIVERHGGRIWVESKPGEGTTFFFTLLGAS